Genomic window (Tardiphaga sp. vice304):
CGCCTTTCTCGAATTCGAGTTCGGCGTGTGGCATCCGGTCGGCGGCTGCGGCGCCGTCAGCGAAGGCATGGCGCGTGCGGCACGCGACCTCGGTGTCGACATCAGGCTGGGCGAGCCGGTGAGCGAAATCGTTTTCGAAGGCAAGCGGGCGCTCGGCGTCAAGACGAAGTCGGGTTTCACCCGCGCCGATGCCTCGATCATGAACGCCGACTTCGCCCATGCCGCCTCGACCCTGATCCCCGACCGGCTGCGCAAGCGCTGGTCGGACAAGAAGATCGAAAGTGCGAAGTATTCCTGCTCGACCTACATGCTCTATCTCGGCATCGAAGGTCAGTACGATCAGCTCGACCATCACACGATCTTTCTCGCCGAGGATTACGCCGCCAACATCGCCGAGATCGAAGAGGCTGCGGTGGTGCCCAGCCATCCGTCGATCTATGTCTGCAATCCCGGCCGAACCGATCCGTCCTTTGCGAAGGACGGCAACGCCTCGCTTTACGTGCTGGTGCCGGTCGGCCATTGCGGCGGCATCGACTGGAGCAAGGAGACGCAGTCGTTCCGCAATACGGTGATCGACCGGCTGGAAGGCCTGGGCCTGACCGATTTGCGCAGCCGGATCCGCTACGAGAAGATCTTCACGCCGAACGACTGGCGTGATCAGGTGTCGGTGTTTCGCGGCGCGACCTTCAATCTGGCGCACGGCCTCGACCAGATGCTGTATTTCCGCCCGCATAACCGCTTCGATGATGTCGAGGGCGTCTATCTCGTGGGTGGCGGCACCCATCCCGGATCGGGCTTGCCGGTGATCTATGAGAGCGCGAGGATCTCCAGCGATCTTGTGTTGACGGATCTCGGTTTGGCGGACCGCATCCCGTCGGCCGCAGAAGCGCCGCGCCCGCTGGAACAACTTCAGGACAAGGTTGCCGCCGGAAACGGTTAGCTGCGACGGGGCATTGGGACGAAAATGGACAAGACCGTCATCAACAAAACGAACGAGCATCCGATCGTCGTGATCGGCTCCGGACTGGGCGGCCTCGCCGCCGCGGTCGTGGCCGCGGCGCGCGGCCATCGCGTGGCCGTCTACGACAAGAATTCCTGGCTCGGTGGCAAGGCCGCGGTGCTGGAGGAAGAGGGCTTCCGGTTCGACATGGGGCCGACCATCCTCACTGTGCCGAGCGTTCTCAAGCGCATCTTTGCCGAGGCCGGCGAGTCGATGGAGGACTGGCTGCCGCTGATCCGGCTCGATCCGCAGTGGCGCTGTTTCTTCAATGAAGGCGACGTGCTCGATCTGATCGAGGACGTGCCGGCGATGGGAAAGAAGGCCGAGGCTTTCTCCGGCAAAAAGGGGCTGGCCGAAGGCTACGAAAAATTCCTGCGCGTCTCCGAGCATCTGCATGACGTCTCGGAACGGTTCTTCTTCTGGAAATCGGTCGAAGACATCCGCGACACCATGAATATCCGCGAGAGCATGAATCCGGCGACGTTGCGCGATGTGCTGTCGCTGCGGATGGGACGGTCGGTTGCGGGCACCATTCGCGGGATGATCCCGGACGAACGAGTGTCGCAGATGCTCGATCATTTCGTGCAGTATGTCGGCTCGTCGCCGTTCGCATCGCCCGCGGTGCTGTGCTCGATCGCCCATATGCAGACCAGCGGCGGCGTCTGGTATCCGGTCGGCGGCACCCGCGCGGTCGCCGAGGCTCTGAAGAAGCTCGGCGAGAAACTCGGCGTGGCCTATCACACCGGCCGCGAGGTCGAGAAGATCGTGATCGAGGGCGATGCCGTTCAGGGCATCGTGCTGGCCGGTGGCGAGCGCATTGCGGCCTCTGCCGTGATCTCCAACATGGATTCGATCCGCACCTATGACGAGCTGGTCGGCGGCAATGCGGCCAAGCACTATAACAATGCGGGCTATGAGCCGGCGTGCTCGGGCGTGGTGCTCTATCTCGGCCTCAACAAGCGTTACGATCACCTGCTGCATCATGACTTCGTGTTTTCCGACGATGCCCATGAGGAGTTCGACGCCATCTACAAGCGCGGCGAGCCGGCACCGGACCCGACCTGCTATATTGCGGCGCCGGCGCAGTCTGATCCGAGCGTGGCGCCGGAAGGCGGCGAGGCGCTTTACGTGCTGGTGCACACGCCGTATCTGCGGCCGCATCACAACTGGTCGGAGATGTTCCCGAAATATCGTCAGGTCATTCTCGACAAGCTGAAGCGCACCGCCGGGTTGACGGATATCGAGGACCGCATCGTGTTCGAGCGGCACCTCACGCCGCAGGACATCCATGACCGCTACAAGGTGCTGAACGGCGCCATCTACGGCCTTGCCAGCCATGGCAAGTTCACCGGCGCGTTCAAGCCGGGCAATCGCAGCCGTTTCGTGCAGAACCTGTATCTGGCCGGTGGCGCCGCGCATCCGGGGCCGGGCATGCCGATGGTGATGATGTCCGGCTGGATCGCGGCGGACGCGCTGGATGCCGACCGCCGCGCGGTCCCCGCGACGTGACCATGTTGAAGCGCAGCGCGGACGATCGCGCCGCGCTCGCCATTGCCCAACGGTCGGTGCCCGTCTTCCGGCTGTTCGGCTGGATATTCGAGCGGACTTTCAAAAGCGGCTTTCACGCCGCGCGCATCGCCCGCGCGATGCCGCCGCCCACAGCCGCGACGGCTCGGATCGTGATCTACAGCAACCATCCGTCCTGGTGGGATGGCGTGGTCTATGTCTTGCTGGCGAAACATCTGTTTCCGCAACACCGCGTCTACACGCCGGTCGATGCCGGGATGCTCGACCAGTACGGTTTCCTCGGCAAGATCGGTTCGTTCGGCGTGGCGCAGAACACAAGGCGCGGCGCCGCCGATTTCATCGCCACAAGCAAGGCGGTGCTGGCGCTCCCCAACGGGTTGCTCATCGTCGCCGCGCAAGGGCGCTTTGCCGATCCGCGTGAACGGCCATTGGCGTGCGGCGCCGGCATCGCCCACCTTCCGGACCACGTCGCCGGCGTGACCTTCGTTCCGCTGGCGATCGAATATCCGCTGTGGCTTGAAAAGCAGCCGGAGATGCTGTTGCAGTTCGGCGAGGCGGTCGATGGCGATATGCTCGGCGCGCTGCCAGTGTCCGAGCGACTGGCGCGGCTGGAAGCCGCGCTCGAACGCACCATGGACCGATTGGGGGCCGCGTCGATCGCGCGCGATGCAAACGCCTTCGACCTCTGGCTCGAGGGCACGATGGGCGTCAACCCGTTCTACGACGCCTGGCGCCGTCTGCGGGCGATGGTGCAGGGCCGACGTTTTCATGCCGAACACGGAGCAGACAAGTGATGACCGCCCTCGTCGTGCTGGCCCTGTGTCTCGGCCTCATTCCGGTCTGCAATACATTTGCCAACTGCCTGTTGCTGCGCCGCCCGCGCGCTTCCGGGAAAGTCCCGTCGGTCGCCATCCTGATCCCGGCCCGCAATGAAGAGCGAACGATTCTGGCCTGCATCGATGCGGCGCTGGCCAGCCGCGGCGCGACGATCGAGGTGATCGTGCTCGATGACGGATCGACCGACAGCACCGCCGCTATCGTGGCCAAGCGCGCCTCGGGCGATGCCCGACTCCGGCTGGTAACAGCGCCGCCGCTGCCGCTGAACTGGAAGGGCAAACCGCACGCCTGCCATCTGCTTGCGTCCCACGCGCAGTCCGACTTCCTGCTGTTCGTCGATGCCGACGTCACGCTGGCGCCGGATGCGGCCGCGGCGCTCACGAACGCCGATGTCGATCTGGTCAGCGGCGTGCCGCGCCAGCGCGTCGTCGGCATCGTCGAAAGCGCGGTGGTGCCGATGATCAACGGCCTGATCTATGGCTATCTGCCGATTTTTTTCATGCGCGCGATGCCCGCGAACGAAGCCCTCACGGCGGCCTGCGGCCAGTTGATGATGGTGCGCGCCCAGGCCTATCGTGCCTGTGGGGGCCATGCCGCCGTGGCTCTGGCCATGCATGACGGGCTGCAACTGGCGCGGCATTTCCGCCGCTCCGGCTTTCGCACCGATCTTGTCGATGCAACGCCGCTTGCAACCTGCCGCATGTATGATACCGCCGCCGCCGTGTGGAGCGGGTTTTCCAAGAATGCGACGGAAGGCATGGCCAAGCCGGTCGCCCTGCCGGTCTGGAGCACGCTGCTGATCGGCGGCTGGTTGCTGCCGTCGGTGCTGCTTGTCGCCGGATTGCTGGGTGCGCCCGTCGCGCCGTTGCCGCTGCTGGCCGGGCTCGTCGGCCTGCAGACCGCCGCGCGTATCGCCCAGGCCGTCAAATGCGGGGAGCCCGCGCGGGCCGTGCTGCTGCATCCGCTCGGGGTTATCCTGACGCTCGCCATCCAGTGGAATGCCCTGATAGGCTATTACCGTGGAAAATCGGTCGAGTGGCGCGGCCGATCCTATCAACCGACAGCGTGACAGACATGATCGCCCAATCGACCTCGGCCCCCGCTGTCCAGCCCGCCTTCGACGGCCTGCGCGCCGCGTTCCTGCTCGACGGAGGCCTGACGCTCGACCAGCGTCGCGGCGCGCTGAAGGCGTTGCGGCGAAGCCTCATCGATCACGCCGATGCCTATGTCGCCGCCATCGATGCGGATTTCCGCGGACGGTCGCGGCACGAGACGTTGCTCACGGAAGTCGTGGTCGTGCTGTCGGCCATCGACGATACGCTGCCCAGGCTGAAGCGCTGGGCCGCGGCGAAAAAGATCCGGCTCGGTTTTCCGTTCTGGCCCGCTGCCGGTGAAATCCGGCCGCAACCGCGAGGCGTCGCCGGAATCGTGGCGCCCTCCAACTATCCGCTGCAACTGACCTTGATGCCGTTGATCGGTGCGCTGTCGGCCGGATGCCGGACGTTGATCAAGCCGTCCGAACTGACGCCGCGCACCGCCGACCTCATCGCATCCCATCTCGGCAAGACCTTCGATCCGTCGGTCGTGGCGGTGGTGACGGGCGATGCCGAGGTGGCCCGGGCCGTGACCGAGCTGCCGCTGGATTTGCTGTTGTTCACCGGCTCGTCGCGCGTCGGCGCCGTCGTGGCGC
Coding sequences:
- a CDS encoding phytoene desaturase family protein encodes the protein MDKTVINKTNEHPIVVIGSGLGGLAAAVVAAARGHRVAVYDKNSWLGGKAAVLEEEGFRFDMGPTILTVPSVLKRIFAEAGESMEDWLPLIRLDPQWRCFFNEGDVLDLIEDVPAMGKKAEAFSGKKGLAEGYEKFLRVSEHLHDVSERFFFWKSVEDIRDTMNIRESMNPATLRDVLSLRMGRSVAGTIRGMIPDERVSQMLDHFVQYVGSSPFASPAVLCSIAHMQTSGGVWYPVGGTRAVAEALKKLGEKLGVAYHTGREVEKIVIEGDAVQGIVLAGGERIAASAVISNMDSIRTYDELVGGNAAKHYNNAGYEPACSGVVLYLGLNKRYDHLLHHDFVFSDDAHEEFDAIYKRGEPAPDPTCYIAAPAQSDPSVAPEGGEALYVLVHTPYLRPHHNWSEMFPKYRQVILDKLKRTAGLTDIEDRIVFERHLTPQDIHDRYKVLNGAIYGLASHGKFTGAFKPGNRSRFVQNLYLAGGAAHPGPGMPMVMMSGWIAADALDADRRAVPAT
- a CDS encoding glycosyltransferase, with translation MTALVVLALCLGLIPVCNTFANCLLLRRPRASGKVPSVAILIPARNEERTILACIDAALASRGATIEVIVLDDGSTDSTAAIVAKRASGDARLRLVTAPPLPLNWKGKPHACHLLASHAQSDFLLFVDADVTLAPDAAAALTNADVDLVSGVPRQRVVGIVESAVVPMINGLIYGYLPIFFMRAMPANEALTAACGQLMMVRAQAYRACGGHAAVALAMHDGLQLARHFRRSGFRTDLVDATPLATCRMYDTAAAVWSGFSKNATEGMAKPVALPVWSTLLIGGWLLPSVLLVAGLLGAPVAPLPLLAGLVGLQTAARIAQAVKCGEPARAVLLHPLGVILTLAIQWNALIGYYRGKSVEWRGRSYQPTA
- the crtI gene encoding phytoene desaturase family protein, with translation MTAARGERQKDAVVIGAGPGGLATAMLLAAAGTKVTLFEKDTEVGGRTKVFAEDGFRFDMGPTFFLYPQILESLFTRCGLRMQDYVEMTRVDPSYRLAFENGPDVHISGHMDDLEREIGKLDPHDARQIRRFIEANRKKLAAFVPVLKRPFLSLLDYLAPSVVSALRFIVPLSSVDDELQRFFRDPRVRLAFSFQTKYLGMSPFRCPNLFTFLAFLEFEFGVWHPVGGCGAVSEGMARAARDLGVDIRLGEPVSEIVFEGKRALGVKTKSGFTRADASIMNADFAHAASTLIPDRLRKRWSDKKIESAKYSCSTYMLYLGIEGQYDQLDHHTIFLAEDYAANIAEIEEAAVVPSHPSIYVCNPGRTDPSFAKDGNASLYVLVPVGHCGGIDWSKETQSFRNTVIDRLEGLGLTDLRSRIRYEKIFTPNDWRDQVSVFRGATFNLAHGLDQMLYFRPHNRFDDVEGVYLVGGGTHPGSGLPVIYESARISSDLVLTDLGLADRIPSAAEAPRPLEQLQDKVAAGNG
- a CDS encoding lysophospholipid acyltransferase family protein, encoding MLKRSADDRAALAIAQRSVPVFRLFGWIFERTFKSGFHAARIARAMPPPTAATARIVIYSNHPSWWDGVVYVLLAKHLFPQHRVYTPVDAGMLDQYGFLGKIGSFGVAQNTRRGAADFIATSKAVLALPNGLLIVAAQGRFADPRERPLACGAGIAHLPDHVAGVTFVPLAIEYPLWLEKQPEMLLQFGEAVDGDMLGALPVSERLARLEAALERTMDRLGAASIARDANAFDLWLEGTMGVNPFYDAWRRLRAMVQGRRFHAEHGADK